One genomic segment of Garra rufa chromosome 13, GarRuf1.0, whole genome shotgun sequence includes these proteins:
- the pkib gene encoding cAMP-dependent protein kinase inhibitor beta, with protein MTDVEPVVTDFAATGRTGRRNALPDILGSTAGPGAGDLPDKLAELSVGDDDEQGGESSSSSDPPKETTEGAKTEGS; from the exons ATGACTGATGTGGAACCTGTTGTCACTGACTTTGCAGCCACAGGCAGGACTGGCCGGCGGAATGCATTGCCAGATATTCTAGGTTCCACGGCTGGTCCTGGAGCTGGCGATCTACCTGATAAACTAGCCGAGCTTTCAGTAGGAG ATGATGACGAACAGGGAGGAGAGAGCTCGTCATCGTCCGACCCACCGAAGGAAACCACAGAGGGGGCAAAGACAGAGGGCTCATAA